From a region of the Pyrenophora tritici-repentis strain M4 chromosome Unknown M4_contig_00025, whole genome shotgun sequence genome:
- a CDS encoding tyrosinase central domain protein: MLREECGYKGHLPYWNWAHYAHDPTSGPLLDGSDTSLSGDGSYLPGRNYSCIGSTTEGCQVRLYPGSGGGCVTSGPFKDWTINMGPRGSLMNEYLKPNPQADGMGYNPRCLRRDINRVAANATNDFEVSSLIKGNKDIANFQDDCQGRFEQGLMGVHAAGHYQIGGDAGSDIYNSPADPTFFLHHGMIDRVWWTWQNFDIESRQYAIAGQTLLGGGGRNGTLDDIISLGDYVGAPNITVREAMNTLDGPFCYIYA, translated from the exons ATGCTTCGCGAGGAATGCGGCTACAAGGGTCACCTACCATACTGGAACTGGGCTCACTATGCGCACGACCCCACGAGCGGCCCATTGCTGGATGGCAGCGACACCAGCTTGTCCGGAGATGGATCGTACCTCCCGGGGAGGAATTACTCGTGTATCGGGTCGACTACGGAAGGGTGCCAAGTTCGCCTCTATCCTGGTTCCGGAGGTGGCTGTGTTACCTCTGGTCCTTTCAAGGA CTGGACGATCAACATGGGCCCGCGTGGATCCCTGATGAACGAGTATCTAAAGCCAAACCCGCAAGCCGATGGCATGGGCTATAACCCGCGCTGCCTTCGTCGCGACATCAATAGGGTAGCTGCCAACGCGACCAATGACTTTGAGGTCTCTTCTCTCATCAAGGGGAACAAAGACATTGCCAATTTCCAGGACGACTGCCAGGGTCGATTTGAGCAAGGTCTCATGGGCGTACACGCTGCTGGCCACTACCAGATTGGTGGAGACGCTGGCTCGGATATCTACAACTCTCCTGCAGATCCGACTTTCTTCCTGCATCACGGAATGATTGATAGGGTGTGGTGGACGTGGCAAAACTTTGACATTGAGAGCAGACAGTATGCCATCGCTGGTCAAACTTTGCTGGGCGGTGGTGGGCGGAATGGCACGCTCGACGATATCATCTCTTTGGGTGATTATGTTGGTGCACCCAACATTACTGTGCGGGAAGCTATGA